A genomic segment from Nocardia cyriacigeorgica GUH-2 encodes:
- the katG gene encoding catalase/peroxidase HPI, producing MSDKPPTSENTASVSESENPVIPSPTPKASRPRSNRDWWPDQVDLQVLHQHSELSNPFGPDFDYAREFASLDVEAVKRDVFEVMTTSQDWWPADFGHYGPLFIRMSWHAAGTYRIADGRGGGGEGAQRFAPLNSWPDNASLDKARRLLWPIKQKYGRKLSWADLLVFAGNCALESMGLPTFGFAFGREDIWEPDQVFWGPEDTWLGDERYSGDRQLAKPYAAVQMGLIYVNPEGPNGVPDPVAAARDIRETFGRMAMNDVETAALIVGGHTFGKTHGAGPAEGHVGPEPEAAPLEDQGLGWKSTFGTGVGADAITSGLEGTWTPTPTRWDNSFLETLYGHEWEMTKSPAGAWQWIPKDGASADAVPDAHDSSKSHPPVMLTTDLSLRMDPVYEQITRRWLEHPEELTEEFAKAWYKLLHRDMGPVSRYLGPWVPEPQLWQDPVPEVDHELIDAEDIATLKSQILSSGLSVAQLVSTAWAAASSFRGTDKRGGANGGRIRLQPQRGWEVNEPDELAQVVRVLEGIQESFNAAQGGNKKVSFADLVVLGGGAAIELAAQNAGVAVTVPFTPGRTDATQEQTDVESFAVLEPSADGFRNYYGKGNLLSAEHLLIDKANLLGLTAPEMTVLVGGLRMLGANYQQSQLGVLSSAAGLLTNDFFVNLLDMGTKWEASAADDGTYVGKDRVTGAPKWTASRVDLVFGSNSQLRALAEVYATDDAKEKFATDFVAAWNKVMNADRFDVK from the coding sequence GTGTCTGACAAGCCACCTACCAGTGAGAACACTGCCAGTGTCAGTGAGAGCGAGAACCCGGTAATCCCCTCGCCCACCCCGAAGGCGAGCCGGCCGCGGTCCAATCGTGACTGGTGGCCGGATCAGGTGGATCTGCAGGTGCTGCACCAGCATTCGGAGTTGTCGAATCCGTTCGGCCCCGATTTCGACTACGCCCGCGAGTTCGCGTCATTGGATGTGGAGGCGGTCAAACGTGATGTCTTCGAGGTCATGACGACCTCGCAGGATTGGTGGCCGGCCGATTTCGGCCACTACGGCCCGCTGTTCATCCGGATGAGCTGGCATGCGGCCGGCACCTACCGGATCGCCGATGGCCGCGGTGGCGGCGGTGAGGGCGCGCAGCGGTTCGCTCCCCTCAACAGCTGGCCTGACAACGCCAGCCTGGACAAGGCGCGGCGGTTGCTGTGGCCGATCAAGCAGAAGTACGGCCGCAAGTTGTCGTGGGCGGACCTGCTGGTGTTCGCCGGCAACTGCGCGTTGGAGTCGATGGGTTTGCCGACCTTCGGTTTCGCGTTCGGCCGCGAGGACATCTGGGAGCCGGATCAGGTGTTCTGGGGTCCGGAGGACACCTGGCTCGGCGATGAGCGCTACAGCGGTGACCGGCAGCTGGCCAAACCGTATGCGGCGGTGCAGATGGGCCTGATCTATGTGAACCCCGAGGGCCCCAACGGGGTCCCGGATCCGGTGGCGGCCGCGCGCGATATCCGCGAGACCTTCGGCCGAATGGCGATGAACGATGTGGAGACCGCGGCGCTGATCGTGGGTGGTCACACCTTTGGTAAGACCCATGGTGCGGGTCCGGCGGAGGGGCATGTGGGTCCGGAGCCGGAGGCGGCGCCGCTCGAGGATCAGGGTCTGGGCTGGAAGAGCACCTTCGGCACGGGTGTGGGCGCGGATGCGATCACCAGTGGTCTGGAGGGTACGTGGACGCCGACCCCGACCCGCTGGGACAACAGTTTCCTGGAGACGCTCTACGGCCATGAGTGGGAGATGACCAAGAGCCCGGCCGGTGCGTGGCAGTGGATTCCGAAGGATGGTGCGTCCGCGGATGCGGTGCCGGATGCTCATGATTCGTCGAAGTCGCATCCGCCGGTGATGTTGACGACGGATCTGTCGTTGCGGATGGATCCGGTGTACGAGCAGATCACGCGCCGCTGGTTGGAGCATCCGGAGGAGCTGACCGAGGAGTTCGCCAAGGCCTGGTACAAGCTGCTGCACCGCGATATGGGTCCGGTGTCGCGGTATCTGGGTCCGTGGGTTCCGGAGCCGCAGTTGTGGCAGGACCCGGTGCCGGAGGTCGATCACGAGTTGATCGACGCCGAGGATATCGCGACGTTGAAGTCGCAGATCTTGTCGTCGGGGCTGTCGGTGGCGCAGTTGGTGTCGACGGCGTGGGCGGCGGCGTCGTCGTTCCGTGGCACCGATAAGCGTGGTGGTGCCAATGGCGGGCGGATCCGGTTGCAGCCGCAGCGTGGCTGGGAGGTCAACGAGCCCGATGAGTTGGCGCAGGTGGTGCGCGTGCTCGAAGGGATTCAGGAGTCGTTCAATGCCGCCCAGGGCGGCAACAAGAAGGTGTCGTTCGCCGATCTGGTGGTGCTGGGTGGCGGTGCGGCGATCGAGTTGGCGGCCCAGAACGCCGGGGTTGCGGTGACGGTGCCGTTCACGCCGGGGCGCACCGATGCCACCCAGGAGCAGACCGATGTCGAGTCGTTCGCGGTGCTCGAGCCCAGTGCTGATGGGTTCCGCAACTATTACGGCAAGGGCAATCTGCTCTCGGCGGAGCATCTGTTGATCGATAAGGCGAATCTGCTGGGTTTGACGGCGCCGGAGATGACGGTGTTGGTCGGCGGGTTGCGCATGCTTGGCGCGAACTATCAGCAGTCGCAGTTGGGTGTGCTGAGTTCGGCGGCGGGTCTGCTGACCAACGATTTCTTCGTGAATCTGCTGGATATGGGCACGAAGTGGGAGGCCTCGGCCGCCGATGACGGCACCTATGTCGGTAAGGACCGGGTCACGGGTGCACCGAAGTGGACCGCGAGCCGGGTGGATCTGGTGTTTGGGTCGAATTCGCAGTTGCGGGCGTTGGCGGAGGTGTATGCCACCGATGACGCGAAGGAGAAGTTCGCCACCGATTTCGTGGCGGCGTGGAACAAGGTGATGAACGCCGATCGCTTCGACGTGAAGTGA
- a CDS encoding Fur family transcriptional regulator, with translation MSTTSDFERMLRGAALRVTAPRVAVLSAVHDHPHSDTDSILGLVRQTLGAVSHQAVYDVLRALTAAGLVRRIQPMGSVARYETRVGDNHHHVVCRRCGAIADVECAVGEAPCLTASDDNGFVLDEAEVIYWGVCPECSSQSMPSPG, from the coding sequence GTGTCCACCACCTCGGACTTCGAGCGCATGCTCCGTGGTGCTGCACTGCGTGTGACGGCGCCGCGAGTGGCGGTGCTGTCGGCCGTGCACGACCATCCGCATTCCGATACCGACTCGATTCTGGGGTTGGTGCGCCAGACGTTGGGCGCGGTGTCGCATCAGGCGGTCTATGACGTGCTGCGCGCGTTGACGGCGGCGGGTTTGGTGCGCCGGATTCAGCCGATGGGGTCGGTCGCGCGGTATGAGACGCGGGTCGGTGACAACCATCATCATGTCGTGTGCCGTCGCTGCGGCGCGATCGCCGATGTGGAGTGCGCTGTCGGCGAAGCGCCATGCCTGACCGCTTCCGACGACAACGGTTTCGTCCTCGACGAAGCCGAGGTCATCTACTGGGGTGTGTGCCCCGAATGTTCGTCGCAGTCCATGCCCTCCCCCGGGTGA
- a CDS encoding RNA polymerase sigma factor: MSTVNPTTADATRPHTDQQWLADLTDDGPAGHHATARLREVLLRATRHQIWRLRDLLPGAGAGELEDLAQQCADDAVIAVLRQLPTFQGRSRFTTWAYKFGVHHAGVAVRRQAWRHREILLPEALTSVADRSPTPEAVFAATELGCAVAAAIARDLTPHQRRILLALVVEQVPIDVLAERLGSTRNALYKTLHDARRRLRTALIAGGHLETRTDRSIS, from the coding sequence GTGAGCACCGTCAACCCCACCACCGCCGACGCCACCCGCCCGCACACCGACCAGCAATGGCTGGCGGACCTGACCGACGACGGCCCCGCCGGACACCACGCGACAGCCCGGCTGCGCGAGGTCCTGCTGCGCGCCACCCGCCACCAGATCTGGCGGCTACGCGACCTGCTGCCCGGCGCGGGCGCCGGCGAACTCGAAGACCTCGCCCAGCAATGCGCCGACGACGCCGTGATCGCCGTCCTCCGGCAACTGCCCACCTTCCAGGGCCGCAGCCGATTCACCACCTGGGCCTACAAATTCGGCGTCCACCACGCCGGAGTCGCCGTCCGCCGGCAAGCCTGGCGGCACCGCGAAATCCTGCTACCCGAAGCCTTGACCTCGGTCGCGGACCGATCGCCAACCCCCGAGGCAGTATTCGCCGCCACCGAACTCGGCTGTGCGGTAGCCGCCGCCATCGCCCGCGATCTCACCCCGCACCAGCGGCGCATCCTGCTGGCACTGGTCGTCGAGCAGGTCCCGATCGACGTGCTCGCCGAACGGCTCGGCAGCACCCGCAACGCCCTCTACAAAACCCTGCACGACGCCCGTCGCAGGTTGCGCACCGCCCTCATCGCCGGCGGACATCTCGAAACCCGCACCGATCGGAGCATCTCATGA